Proteins from a genomic interval of Colletes latitarsis isolate SP2378_abdomen chromosome 3, iyColLati1, whole genome shotgun sequence:
- the Rpn9 gene encoding regulatory particle non-ATPase 9, producing the protein MAAAVAPKDVNTYLNQNQNVADKELAAEWAQLEKLYNKKLWHQLTLKLETFVKNPALLKGDNLVQLYVNFLSTFENKINPLSLVEILAYVIQQFQDKEEAIKFLEKTEAKVKSSNEAVALCKVLRGQILLDKLNNQEQTKKIIEEIEAMLDNADGITTVHGRFYLLASRLYRLQGKHAEYYRTALRYLGCIDLNSLSKQEQEQHAFFLGLAALLGEGVYNLGELLAHPVLQSLKGTPNSWLIDLLQAFNAGDIAALEKLKPQWSKVADLAAQELKLRQKISLLCLMEMTFKRQGNNRQLTFTEISQETRLPLGEVELLVMKALAQGLVRGAIDQVAGTVNMTWVQPRVLDRSQIAGMVQRLDGWCKDVSSMERLLESRASEILTL; encoded by the exons ATGGCGGCAGCCGTGGCACCGAAGGATGTTAACACATATTTAAATCAAAATCAAAATGTTGCAGACAAAGAATTGGCTGCTGAATGGGCGCAACTTGAGAAACTATATAATAAAAA GCTTTGGCATCAGCTGACACTTAAATTAGAAACATTTGTGAAAAATCCAGCGCTTCTGAAAGGAGATAATTTGGTACAATTATACGTTAACTTTTTATCTACCTTTGAAAACAA GATAAACCCTTTGTCGTTGGTAGAAATATTAGCATATGTAATACAACAATTTCAAGATAAGGAAGAAGCAATTAAATTTTTGGAAAAAACTGAGGCTAAAGTTAAAAGCAGTAATGAAGCCGTGGCTCTCTGTAAGGTCCTTAGAGGGCAAATTTTGCTGGATAAGTTAAATAATCAAGAACAAACGAAAAAGATAATAGAAGAAATAGAAGCGATGTTGGATAATGCTGATGGTATTACCACAGTTCATGGTAGATTTTATTTGTTAGCCAGCCGTCTTTACCGTTTACAAGGCAAACACGCAGAATATTATCGCACTGCTCTGAG ATACTTGGGTTGTATCGATTTAAACAGCTTAAGTAAACAAGAACAAGAACAACATGCATTTTTCCTTGGTCTGGCTGCACTTTTAGGTGAGGGTGTTTATAATCTTGGAGAACTATTAGCTCATCCAGTTTTACAGTCTCTAAAAGGTACACCAAACTCTTGGTTGATTGATTTATTACAAGCTTTCAATGCTGGCGATATTGCGGCGTTAGAGAAATTAAAACCACAATGGAGCAAAGTTGCTGATTTAGCTGCACAGGAATTAAAATTAAGACAAAAAATCTCTCTTCTGTGCCTTATGGAAATGACTTTCAAGCGGCAAGGTAACAACAG aCAGTTGACATTCACAGAAATCTCTCAAGAAACTCGTTTACCTCTCGGTGAAGTAGAATTACTAGTAATGAAGGCTTTAGCTCAAGGTTTGGTTCGTGGCGCCATTGATCAAGTAGCAGGAACAGTAAACATGACATGGGTACAACCTCGCGTGTTGGATCGTAGTCAAATAGCTGGGATGGTTCAAAGACTTGATGGATGGTGTAAAGATGTCAGCTCAATGGAGCGTttattggaatctcgagcctccGAAATTCTAACTCTTTAA
- the LOC143340469 gene encoding SID1 transmembrane family member 2 isoform X1 translates to MKEKNLIQYFCYCICDILFTTILLLFNLHGIIAYRNLTFLPIVYEAVYEKEYELLINNTVEYEFLYPTNSEIWMETARIKVESNATHDLPLIVVARHKKGILSWQIPLVVDSLYFNDSIYNKTSRTLCSTENYHSERMDVRGEFVTITLSTANHKNVLFKLNVTHYTEFYLRTGEKRSTEISPSEPIYYGYIFQEQMKSPFVIVHVESESDICMTVSIQNISCPVFDLERNIQFAGYWQTVSRQGGITVPREAYPMGFFVVLVVKGDDTDCYGSPNTVSVRNKNVSLTVNPSITKHDYVIASSVVVSLIFGFCIVYVVGIAFSVIKEGRKIHQELLDNQICENNDFIQSPLTVEEIQPQVSISSEDSSLDEDDIDILQDVHSDKEVIRTKLVLSVCDLARKHPKILRHKSRLYFYYLVTITIFYTLPVLQLVVTYQNILHITGNQDICYYNFLCSHPLGLLSDFNHVFSNFGYILLGVLFILVTYTREKHANMEKNQSYGIPQHYGLFYALGFALIMEGILSGCYHVCPNRSNFQFDTSYMYIIAVLCMIKIYQTRHPDINARAPITFGVLALIILIGLIGVLNGSTAFWIIFTIMHLLICLFVTIQFYYMGRCRLKGIFKRIIQSCKYDVHSGVKNLFKPLYPGRFIMLVIANLCNVGLAVFGNISHEKNFATFLLIILMFNLMLYTIFYIGMKILHGERILFQPLIYIILAVAFWVAAMYFFINKTISWAVTPAQSRLYNKPCYKFLRFFDNHDIWHFLSGIAMFFSFMVLLTLDDDLVDVHRSQILVF, encoded by the exons atgaaagaaaaaaatttaattcaataCTTTTGTTATTGCATATGTGATATTCTGT TTACtactatattattattatttaacctCCATGGAATTATTGCTTACCGGAATTTAACATTCTTACCCATTGTTTATGAGGCGGTGTATGAGAAAGAATATGAACTCCTCATAAATAATACTGTTGAATATGAATTCTTATACCCTACCAACAGT gAAATATGGATGGAAACTGCTAGAATAAAAGTTGAAAGCAATGCTACTCATGATTTACCTCTTATTGTAGTAGCTCGTCACAAGAAAGGAATTTTATCATGGCAAATTCCTCTAGTTGTagatagtttatattttaatgattcaatttataataaaactaGTCGGACTTTGTGTTCAACAGAAAATTATCACAGTGAACGGATGGATGTTAGAGGAGAATTTGTTACTATCACTTTATCCACTGCTAATCACAAAAATGTTTTGTTCAAGTTGAATGTAACGCATTATACAGAATTTTACTTGAG AACAGGAGAGAAACGTTCAACGGAAATTTCTCCATCTGAACCTATTTATTATGGTTATATCTTTCAAGAGCAAATGAAAAGTCCTTTTGTTATTGTCCATGTTGAATCTGAGAGTGATATTTGTATGACAGTctcaatacaaaatatatcg TGTCCTGTATTTGATTTAGAAAGGAATATTCAATTTGCTGGTTACTGGCAAACTGTTAGTCGCCAGGGTGGTATCACTGTGCCT AGAGAAGCATATCCAATGGGATTTTTTGTTGTACTTGTAGTAAAGGGTGATGATACTGACTGTTATGGATCACCTAATACAGTCTCTGTACGGAATAAAAATGTGTCACTAACAGTAAATCCTAGTATTACCAAACACGATTATGTGATCGCATCAAGTGTAGTGGTATCTCTCATTTTTGGCTTCTGCATAGTGTATGTTGTGGGCATAGCATTCTCAGTAATTAAAGAAGGTAGAAAAATTCATCAGGAGTTATTGGATAATCAAATATGTGAAAACAATGATTTTATACAGAGTCCTCTTACAGTAGAAGAG aTACAGCCTCAGGTGTCAATATCTTCAGAAGATTCGTCACTAGATGAAGATGATATTGATATTTTGCAAGATGTTCATTCTGATAAAGAAGTGATACGAACGAAACTTGTACTTTCAGTTTGTGATTTGGCTCGCAAACATCCAAAAATTTTACGGCATAAGTCccgattatatttttattatttagtaacGATTACCATCTTCTATACTTTACCCGTTTTGCAACTAGTAGTAACTTACCAGAACATACTTCATATTACTGGGAATCAAGATAtatgttattataattttttatgctCCCATCCACTTGGATTGCTGTCGGATTTCAATCACGTGTTTTCGAATTTTGGGTACATCCTATTAGGTGTTCTGTTTATATTGGTGACATATACTCGAGAAAAGCATGCAAATATGGAAAAGAACCAGTCTTACGGTATACCGCAACATTATGGATTATTTTATGCACTTGGGTTTGCTCTTATCATGGAAGGAATACTTTCAGGATGTTATCATGTATGCCCGAATCGAAGTAATTTTCAATTCG ACACAAGTTATATGTACATCATAGCAGTACTTTGTATGATCAAAATTTATCAAACGCGGCATCCCGATATAAACGCTCGAGCACCGATTACATTTGGAGTCTTAGCATTAATCATACTAATAGGATTAATCGGCGTTTTGAATGGTTCCACCGCTTTCTGGATTATATTTACGATTATGCATTTGCTAATTTGCTTGTTTGTGACTATTCAATTTTACTATATGGGACGATGCAGACTTAAAGGTATCTTCAAAAGAATAATACAG tCTTGTAAATATGACGTTCACTCTggggttaaaaatttatttaaaccttTGTACCCAGGACGATTTATAATGCTTGTCATAGCAAATTTATGTAACGTTGGTCTTGCAGTGTTCGGAAATATAAGTCATGAAAAAAACTTTGCAACAtttctattaattatattaatgttcaatttaatgttgtATACTATTTTTTATATTGGAATGAAG ATATTACACGGAGAGCGGATCCTTTTTCAaccattaatttatattattttggcAGTTGCGTTCTGGGTTGCAGctatgtatttttttataaacaaaaCTATTTCGTGGGCGGTTACACCAGCCCAATCACGCCTTTATAACAAACCTTGTTATAAGTTCCTAAGGTTTTTTGACAACCATGACATTTGGCATTTTTTATCTGGCATAGCAATGTTTTTCTCCTTTATGGTTTTGCTTACCCTAGACGATGATTTAGTCGATGTACATCGAAGTCAAATACTAGTCTTTTAA
- the LOC143340469 gene encoding SID1 transmembrane family member 2 isoform X2 — MLNMQRIFKVTTILLLFNLHGIIAYRNLTFLPIVYEAVYEKEYELLINNTVEYEFLYPTNSEIWMETARIKVESNATHDLPLIVVARHKKGILSWQIPLVVDSLYFNDSIYNKTSRTLCSTENYHSERMDVRGEFVTITLSTANHKNVLFKLNVTHYTEFYLRTGEKRSTEISPSEPIYYGYIFQEQMKSPFVIVHVESESDICMTVSIQNISCPVFDLERNIQFAGYWQTVSRQGGITVPREAYPMGFFVVLVVKGDDTDCYGSPNTVSVRNKNVSLTVNPSITKHDYVIASSVVVSLIFGFCIVYVVGIAFSVIKEGRKIHQELLDNQICENNDFIQSPLTVEEIQPQVSISSEDSSLDEDDIDILQDVHSDKEVIRTKLVLSVCDLARKHPKILRHKSRLYFYYLVTITIFYTLPVLQLVVTYQNILHITGNQDICYYNFLCSHPLGLLSDFNHVFSNFGYILLGVLFILVTYTREKHANMEKNQSYGIPQHYGLFYALGFALIMEGILSGCYHVCPNRSNFQFDTSYMYIIAVLCMIKIYQTRHPDINARAPITFGVLALIILIGLIGVLNGSTAFWIIFTIMHLLICLFVTIQFYYMGRCRLKGIFKRIIQSCKYDVHSGVKNLFKPLYPGRFIMLVIANLCNVGLAVFGNISHEKNFATFLLIILMFNLMLYTIFYIGMKILHGERILFQPLIYIILAVAFWVAAMYFFINKTISWAVTPAQSRLYNKPCYKFLRFFDNHDIWHFLSGIAMFFSFMVLLTLDDDLVDVHRSQILVF, encoded by the exons ATGTTAAATATGCAGAGAATTTTTAAAGTTACtactatattattattatttaacctCCATGGAATTATTGCTTACCGGAATTTAACATTCTTACCCATTGTTTATGAGGCGGTGTATGAGAAAGAATATGAACTCCTCATAAATAATACTGTTGAATATGAATTCTTATACCCTACCAACAGT gAAATATGGATGGAAACTGCTAGAATAAAAGTTGAAAGCAATGCTACTCATGATTTACCTCTTATTGTAGTAGCTCGTCACAAGAAAGGAATTTTATCATGGCAAATTCCTCTAGTTGTagatagtttatattttaatgattcaatttataataaaactaGTCGGACTTTGTGTTCAACAGAAAATTATCACAGTGAACGGATGGATGTTAGAGGAGAATTTGTTACTATCACTTTATCCACTGCTAATCACAAAAATGTTTTGTTCAAGTTGAATGTAACGCATTATACAGAATTTTACTTGAG AACAGGAGAGAAACGTTCAACGGAAATTTCTCCATCTGAACCTATTTATTATGGTTATATCTTTCAAGAGCAAATGAAAAGTCCTTTTGTTATTGTCCATGTTGAATCTGAGAGTGATATTTGTATGACAGTctcaatacaaaatatatcg TGTCCTGTATTTGATTTAGAAAGGAATATTCAATTTGCTGGTTACTGGCAAACTGTTAGTCGCCAGGGTGGTATCACTGTGCCT AGAGAAGCATATCCAATGGGATTTTTTGTTGTACTTGTAGTAAAGGGTGATGATACTGACTGTTATGGATCACCTAATACAGTCTCTGTACGGAATAAAAATGTGTCACTAACAGTAAATCCTAGTATTACCAAACACGATTATGTGATCGCATCAAGTGTAGTGGTATCTCTCATTTTTGGCTTCTGCATAGTGTATGTTGTGGGCATAGCATTCTCAGTAATTAAAGAAGGTAGAAAAATTCATCAGGAGTTATTGGATAATCAAATATGTGAAAACAATGATTTTATACAGAGTCCTCTTACAGTAGAAGAG aTACAGCCTCAGGTGTCAATATCTTCAGAAGATTCGTCACTAGATGAAGATGATATTGATATTTTGCAAGATGTTCATTCTGATAAAGAAGTGATACGAACGAAACTTGTACTTTCAGTTTGTGATTTGGCTCGCAAACATCCAAAAATTTTACGGCATAAGTCccgattatatttttattatttagtaacGATTACCATCTTCTATACTTTACCCGTTTTGCAACTAGTAGTAACTTACCAGAACATACTTCATATTACTGGGAATCAAGATAtatgttattataattttttatgctCCCATCCACTTGGATTGCTGTCGGATTTCAATCACGTGTTTTCGAATTTTGGGTACATCCTATTAGGTGTTCTGTTTATATTGGTGACATATACTCGAGAAAAGCATGCAAATATGGAAAAGAACCAGTCTTACGGTATACCGCAACATTATGGATTATTTTATGCACTTGGGTTTGCTCTTATCATGGAAGGAATACTTTCAGGATGTTATCATGTATGCCCGAATCGAAGTAATTTTCAATTCG ACACAAGTTATATGTACATCATAGCAGTACTTTGTATGATCAAAATTTATCAAACGCGGCATCCCGATATAAACGCTCGAGCACCGATTACATTTGGAGTCTTAGCATTAATCATACTAATAGGATTAATCGGCGTTTTGAATGGTTCCACCGCTTTCTGGATTATATTTACGATTATGCATTTGCTAATTTGCTTGTTTGTGACTATTCAATTTTACTATATGGGACGATGCAGACTTAAAGGTATCTTCAAAAGAATAATACAG tCTTGTAAATATGACGTTCACTCTggggttaaaaatttatttaaaccttTGTACCCAGGACGATTTATAATGCTTGTCATAGCAAATTTATGTAACGTTGGTCTTGCAGTGTTCGGAAATATAAGTCATGAAAAAAACTTTGCAACAtttctattaattatattaatgttcaatttaatgttgtATACTATTTTTTATATTGGAATGAAG ATATTACACGGAGAGCGGATCCTTTTTCAaccattaatttatattattttggcAGTTGCGTTCTGGGTTGCAGctatgtatttttttataaacaaaaCTATTTCGTGGGCGGTTACACCAGCCCAATCACGCCTTTATAACAAACCTTGTTATAAGTTCCTAAGGTTTTTTGACAACCATGACATTTGGCATTTTTTATCTGGCATAGCAATGTTTTTCTCCTTTATGGTTTTGCTTACCCTAGACGATGATTTAGTCGATGTACATCGAAGTCAAATACTAGTCTTTTAA